The Sphingomonas alpina genome has a segment encoding these proteins:
- a CDS encoding S9 family peptidase has protein sequence MRHLLAATAISVLAIAASPLAAQVKTPDRPVTDPKSVTSPVNPNARAVPVEDIGTSRTLGSTAWSTDGKQIFVATNLTGRTNIWRTDTAGSWPVQITQADDSQTGLVTSADGKYVYFQQDVGGNEYTDIYRVPVDGGAVENLTNTPDRQESSMLVGPKDGLTALSVKLKSQGQSNIAVMDGDGKVRVLTSEADAQFGWSPVAWIEGGAALIAGRSRVDSRVAEVWRIDIASGGTTKLLGKADTVYQANDVTADGKWIAVSTDEGTGQLHAGLYDTGAKSWRWLKPTPWEQEASSFTRDGTALIFATNADTRSTLYRFDLATGAETALPIPPGVNYLAGADPRSPDGKTLLVSHSGADSPANLYLYDLATGQSRPATQLAIASLMPAVLPKSQVVTYKSFDGTLVSAIVTMPANLKRDGGNPAIVLPHGGPTGQSQDGYSRYATAFASRGYVVIQPNFRGSTGYGKAFQEANFKDLGGGDLKDTVAAKTFLVQTGYVDAKRVGIFGGSYGGFMTLMAIGRTPDEFAAAVQWFGIINWRTMYRDQDERLKAYQRGLLGTPESDPKVYDAASPLTYIRAAKAPLLTIQGENDIRVPRGQAQEVNDILTAKGNVVETIFYPAEGHGFQKRENQLDSLKRTVAWFDKYLKPAGVAAK, from the coding sequence GTGCGTCATCTGCTTGCCGCCACCGCCATCAGCGTCCTTGCCATCGCCGCGAGCCCGCTCGCCGCACAGGTCAAGACGCCCGACCGGCCCGTCACCGATCCAAAAAGCGTCACCTCACCGGTCAATCCCAATGCCCGCGCCGTGCCGGTCGAGGATATCGGCACCTCGCGCACGCTCGGCAGCACGGCGTGGAGCACCGACGGCAAGCAGATCTTCGTCGCGACCAACCTCACCGGCCGCACCAATATCTGGCGTACCGATACGGCCGGCAGCTGGCCGGTGCAGATTACGCAGGCGGATGATTCACAGACGGGGCTGGTCACCTCGGCCGACGGAAAATATGTCTATTTCCAGCAGGATGTCGGCGGCAATGAATATACCGACATCTACCGCGTGCCGGTCGATGGCGGTGCGGTCGAGAATCTGACCAACACGCCCGATCGCCAGGAAAGCAGCATGCTGGTCGGCCCGAAAGACGGGCTGACCGCGCTCTCGGTCAAGCTCAAATCGCAGGGCCAGTCGAACATTGCGGTGATGGACGGCGACGGCAAAGTTCGCGTGCTGACGAGCGAAGCCGATGCCCAGTTCGGCTGGTCGCCGGTGGCGTGGATCGAGGGCGGTGCGGCGCTCATCGCCGGGCGCAGCCGAGTCGATTCACGCGTTGCCGAAGTGTGGCGGATCGACATCGCCAGCGGCGGCACCACGAAGCTGCTCGGCAAGGCGGACACCGTCTATCAGGCCAATGACGTGACCGCCGACGGCAAATGGATTGCGGTCAGCACCGATGAGGGCACCGGCCAGCTTCATGCCGGCCTGTATGATACCGGCGCGAAAAGCTGGCGCTGGCTGAAACCGACGCCATGGGAGCAGGAGGCCAGCAGCTTCACCCGCGACGGCACGGCACTGATCTTCGCCACCAATGCCGATACCCGCAGCACGCTCTACCGGTTCGATCTTGCGACCGGTGCCGAGACAGCGCTGCCGATCCCGCCGGGGGTCAATTATCTCGCCGGAGCGGATCCGCGGTCGCCCGATGGCAAGACCTTGCTGGTCAGTCATTCGGGCGCAGACTCGCCGGCCAATCTCTATCTCTATGATCTCGCGACCGGCCAGTCGCGACCGGCGACTCAACTCGCCATCGCCAGCCTGATGCCGGCCGTGCTGCCCAAATCGCAGGTCGTCACCTATAAGAGCTTCGACGGCACGCTGGTCAGCGCGATCGTGACCATGCCCGCCAACCTCAAGCGCGACGGCGGCAATCCGGCGATCGTGCTGCCGCATGGCGGCCCGACCGGGCAATCACAGGACGGCTATAGCCGCTACGCCACCGCCTTTGCCAGCCGCGGCTATGTCGTGATCCAGCCCAATTTCCGCGGCTCGACCGGCTATGGCAAGGCCTTCCAGGAAGCGAATTTCAAGGACCTGGGCGGTGGCGACCTGAAGGATACCGTCGCGGCCAAGACCTTTCTGGTCCAGACCGGCTATGTCGATGCGAAACGCGTCGGCATCTTCGGCGGCAGCTATGGCGGGTTCATGACCCTGATGGCGATCGGTCGCACGCCCGACGAATTCGCCGCTGCGGTGCAATGGTTCGGCATCATCAACTGGCGCACCATGTACCGCGACCAGGACGAGCGGCTAAAGGCCTATCAGCGTGGCCTGCTCGGCACGCCCGAATCCGACCCCAAAGTCTATGACGCCGCTTCGCCGCTGACCTATATCCGCGCCGCCAAGGCGCCGCTGCTGACGATCCAGGGCGAGAATGACATCCGCGTGCCGCGTGGCCAGGCGCAGGAGGTCAACGATATCCTGACGGCCAAGGGCAATGTGGTCGAGACGATCTTCTACCCGGCCGAAGGGCACGGCTTCCAGAAGCGCGAGAACCAGCTCGATTCGCTCAAGCGTACTGTGGCGTGGTTCGACAAATATCTGAAACCGGCAGGAGTAGCGGCAAAGTGA
- a CDS encoding AI-2E family transporter, translating into MALWIGHAFVPSILWAGVVTVAVEPLRRRIVTRWPGRHTLAASLITLAVLLIVVVPVVIAVSRAVVEAQSAALWLAQARANGVPLPAWVATLPIGSTEITAWWNTHLLTAAAASEQLGRIDTDTLLKQSQTLTHGVIRRVVVFAFTIVVLFFLIRDRDTVVQQLERGTKRAFGEAGIRLGRQISASVRGTVDGLVLLGLAQGIIMAVIYAIAGVPHPILIGLLSGLASIVPFGLVAVLLIAVALLVIKGSITAAIVVGVLGFLINFVIDHFLRPGLIGGTTRLPFVWVLIGIVGGVETIGLLGLFVGPAVMAALVLIWREWIADGDIGVPGDAT; encoded by the coding sequence GTGGCGCTGTGGATCGGTCATGCGTTCGTGCCGTCGATTTTATGGGCCGGCGTCGTGACCGTCGCGGTCGAGCCGCTTCGCCGCCGCATCGTGACCCGCTGGCCCGGCCGTCACACCCTCGCTGCCAGCCTGATCACCCTGGCGGTGCTGCTCATCGTCGTCGTGCCGGTGGTGATCGCCGTCTCACGCGCGGTCGTGGAAGCACAAAGCGCTGCGCTCTGGCTCGCACAAGCGCGTGCCAATGGCGTTCCCCTCCCCGCATGGGTAGCGACCCTGCCGATCGGTTCGACGGAGATCACCGCGTGGTGGAACACCCATTTGCTCACCGCGGCGGCCGCGTCGGAGCAGTTGGGACGGATCGACACCGACACGCTGCTCAAACAATCCCAAACGCTGACCCACGGCGTCATCAGACGCGTCGTCGTGTTCGCCTTCACCATCGTCGTACTGTTTTTCCTGATCCGTGATCGCGACACCGTGGTTCAGCAATTGGAACGCGGCACGAAGCGTGCGTTCGGCGAGGCCGGCATTCGCCTGGGCCGGCAGATCTCCGCGTCGGTGCGGGGAACGGTCGACGGGCTGGTCCTGCTCGGCCTGGCGCAGGGCATCATCATGGCCGTCATCTATGCCATTGCCGGGGTGCCCCATCCGATCCTGATAGGCCTGTTATCCGGTCTCGCGTCGATCGTGCCATTCGGGCTGGTCGCGGTCCTGCTGATCGCGGTGGCGCTGCTGGTCATCAAGGGTTCCATAACGGCTGCGATCGTGGTCGGCGTTCTCGGCTTCCTGATCAATTTCGTGATCGATCACTTCCTGCGCCCCGGTCTGATCGGCGGCACGACCCGCCTGCCGTTCGTGTGGGTGCTCATCGGCATCGTCGGCGGGGTGGAGACAATCGGGCTTTTGGGCCTGTTCGTCGGCCCCGCCGTGATGGCGGCATTGGTCCTGATCTGGCGAGAATGGATCGCGGACGGCGACATCGGCGTACCGGGTGACGCGACCTGA
- a CDS encoding alpha/beta fold hydrolase has product MPEDGIVIDRSRNTIHISRIYAANVDRAWWAWTDSEAIAMWWGPAGWTATVYEMDVRPGGRWRFQIAPEDGSAGPVRSVATYGIVAPRAELTYEDAFADEAWQPDGSGTFPTSVTFTSTGTGCRVEVEASFPDDEALQRAVELQMAEGYAETLDRLGNLLETPQGDLIMQTTTSADGTTIAYEKTGSGPAIIVISNVAEDHTGVAGLAKVLSEHFTVIRFDRRGRGGSGDPQPYDPAREIEDIAALIDIAGSPAALTSGSGGCAIALDAASALGDRVTGLYLYEPPFIVDDSRPPAPADYVDHVEELVAAGKRSEAVEYVMTEMIGVPTEYIEPMKQDPSWAEMARYAHTFAYEGRILRGLMDGKPLPADRWSIDAPIAVAIGGNSEPYFGVGADALATLLPKVTVLTLPGQDHGAFWAAPEPVARQIRDFLLN; this is encoded by the coding sequence ATGCCTGAGGACGGCATTGTGATCGACAGATCGCGCAACACCATCCACATCAGCCGCATCTACGCCGCCAATGTGGACCGTGCGTGGTGGGCATGGACCGACAGCGAGGCGATCGCGATGTGGTGGGGCCCGGCGGGCTGGACCGCGACCGTGTACGAAATGGACGTACGACCGGGCGGCCGGTGGCGGTTCCAGATCGCACCGGAGGACGGATCGGCCGGGCCGGTCCGCAGCGTCGCCACCTACGGCATCGTCGCCCCACGCGCGGAACTGACCTATGAGGACGCCTTCGCCGACGAGGCATGGCAACCCGACGGCAGCGGCACCTTCCCGACCTCGGTCACCTTCACCTCGACCGGCACCGGTTGCCGCGTCGAGGTCGAGGCAAGCTTCCCTGACGACGAGGCACTGCAGCGAGCGGTCGAGCTGCAGATGGCCGAGGGCTATGCCGAAACCCTCGACCGGCTCGGCAACCTGCTCGAAACACCCCAAGGAGACTTGATCATGCAGACCACCACCTCGGCCGACGGCACAACGATCGCGTATGAGAAGACCGGCTCCGGCCCGGCGATCATCGTGATCAGCAACGTCGCCGAGGACCACACTGGCGTCGCCGGGCTGGCCAAGGTCTTGTCGGAGCACTTCACGGTGATCCGTTTCGATCGCCGCGGCCGCGGCGGCAGCGGTGACCCACAGCCCTATGACCCCGCCCGCGAAATCGAGGATATCGCCGCACTGATCGACATTGCAGGCAGCCCCGCAGCCTTGACCAGCGGCTCCGGCGGCTGTGCGATCGCACTCGACGCGGCGAGCGCGCTCGGTGACAGGGTGACGGGCCTCTACCTCTACGAGCCACCGTTCATTGTCGACGACTCCCGGCCGCCAGCGCCTGCCGACTATGTCGATCATGTGGAAGAGCTTGTCGCGGCGGGCAAGCGCAGCGAGGCTGTCGAATATGTGATGACGGAGATGATCGGCGTTCCCACGGAGTACATCGAGCCGATGAAGCAGGACCCGTCCTGGGCTGAGATGGCACGTTACGCCCACACCTTCGCCTATGAAGGGCGCATCCTCCGGGGACTGATGGACGGCAAACCCCTGCCCGCCGACCGCTGGTCGATCGACGCGCCGATTGCGGTCGCCATCGGCGGCAACAGCGAGCCCTATTTCGGCGTGGGCGCCGACGCGTTGGCCACGCTCCTGCCGAAGGTCACGGTATTGACCCTGCCTGGCCAGGATCACGGCGCGTTCTGGGCAGCGCCGGAGCCAGTCGCCCGGCAAATCCGCGACTTTCTGCTCAACTGA
- a CDS encoding ArsR/SmtB family transcription factor has protein sequence MIDTVQQRLTAISEPNRFRIVELLRDGPRSVGGIVDNLVMGQPQVSRHLRLLAEVGVVEATKHAQQRIYRLRPESMRELSEWTQRFAGLWSERMDRLGSFLDGTEQ, from the coding sequence ATGATCGACACCGTGCAGCAGCGATTGACCGCGATCTCGGAGCCGAACCGGTTCCGGATCGTCGAATTACTCAGGGATGGCCCGCGGTCGGTCGGCGGCATCGTCGACAACCTTGTCATGGGTCAGCCACAGGTGTCCCGGCATCTGCGCCTGCTCGCCGAGGTGGGCGTGGTCGAGGCAACGAAGCACGCACAGCAACGGATCTACCGGCTACGTCCGGAATCGATGCGCGAACTGAGCGAATGGACGCAGCGCTTCGCCGGCCTGTGGTCGGAACGGATGGACCGCCTCGGCTCCTTCCTTGACGGGACGGAACAGTGA
- a CDS encoding phage baseplate assembly protein V — protein MIPDVYGATPAPWAMPCTPVAAAGAGMIAIPPIGATVWVEFERGDDDHPIWVGGFWPTAAEFPRSILSSPFFGIAFKTPGGHSLVISDAPGPAGGIVLRTAAGAALTFNDTGIHISNGQGASVTLVGPTVSVNNDALEVT, from the coding sequence ATGATCCCTGATGTTTATGGCGCGACGCCTGCTCCTTGGGCAATGCCGTGCACTCCCGTAGCGGCTGCCGGAGCCGGCATGATCGCGATCCCGCCCATTGGCGCGACGGTCTGGGTGGAGTTTGAACGAGGCGACGACGACCATCCGATATGGGTCGGCGGCTTCTGGCCCACAGCGGCGGAATTTCCTCGATCGATACTCTCGTCGCCGTTCTTCGGCATCGCATTCAAGACACCGGGCGGTCATAGCCTGGTCATCAGCGATGCGCCGGGTCCGGCGGGCGGCATCGTTCTGCGGACCGCAGCGGGCGCAGCGCTGACCTTCAACGATACCGGAATCCACATTTCCAATGGGCAAGGCGCATCGGTAACGTTGGTCGGGCCCACGGTCTCGGTCAACAACGACGCGTTGGAAGTGACATGA
- a CDS encoding AraC family transcriptional regulator: protein MYAELKGENAAPRDFSVCEPSRAPDLLSEVLQDLRLANATYGRTELTAPWGIDIPFKEGVRFHYIVEGRCLMRSSNLPPVKMHAGDVVLLPHGTAHEIANDESSRIRPLADLGPTLIGNGTYRLAAGGGGEPTLIVCCTIGFEGPTANPLLEMLPQIIHVRRNDLRDSYITAVLDLMAQEVRAQRIGTATIMARLADIILTHIIRTWVETGEASLTGWLAAIKDPQVGRALGSIHRDPGKDWNLNALAAIAGMSRSQFSRRFNELLKASPARYLTQWRMRLATVWIRNNYMTVTEVAAQLGYESEASFSRAFKRTVGISPSFVRKPSE from the coding sequence ATGTATGCCGAATTGAAAGGAGAGAACGCCGCTCCTCGTGACTTCAGCGTTTGCGAGCCTTCGCGCGCGCCAGACCTGCTGAGCGAAGTGCTTCAGGATCTGCGGCTGGCGAACGCCACCTACGGCCGGACTGAACTGACGGCCCCCTGGGGCATCGACATTCCATTCAAGGAAGGTGTCCGCTTTCACTATATCGTGGAAGGGCGGTGCCTGATGCGTAGCAGCAACCTTCCTCCGGTCAAGATGCACGCCGGGGATGTGGTTCTTTTACCGCATGGCACAGCGCACGAGATTGCGAACGATGAGTCGTCGCGGATCCGACCGCTCGCCGATCTGGGGCCGACGCTCATAGGCAACGGAACCTATCGCCTGGCGGCCGGCGGCGGCGGCGAACCGACCCTGATCGTCTGTTGTACCATTGGCTTTGAGGGGCCCACCGCCAATCCGCTGCTGGAGATGCTTCCGCAAATCATCCATGTCCGCCGGAATGATCTTCGGGATTCCTACATCACCGCCGTTCTTGATCTCATGGCGCAAGAGGTGCGGGCCCAGCGGATCGGCACCGCAACCATCATGGCACGCCTCGCCGACATCATCCTGACCCATATCATCCGCACATGGGTTGAGACCGGAGAGGCGAGCCTGACCGGATGGCTTGCCGCCATCAAGGATCCGCAAGTCGGACGGGCGCTGGGCAGCATCCACCGCGACCCGGGAAAGGACTGGAACCTGAACGCGCTGGCCGCCATCGCCGGCATGTCGCGATCCCAGTTCTCGCGACGCTTCAATGAACTGCTAAAGGCTTCTCCCGCCCGTTATCTCACCCAATGGCGCATGCGCTTGGCAACGGTGTGGATTCGGAACAACTACATGACCGTAACCGAAGTGGCCGCACAACTTGGCTATGAATCAGAAGCGTCGTTTAGTCGCGCGTTCAAACGAACTGTCGGAATTTCCCCGAGTTTCGTCAGGAAGCCATCCGAATAA
- a CDS encoding DUF1579 family protein, which yields MTVVPDKTVRNVRRTRSISGALAILFLTATSPVIAQSADAPTTSPQDLPPFVKRGLPGDFHAALKPLEGRWRAAKQIFIALGTAERPAMSDRITTTRSWIGGGRHLLDITQGTIGGAPYYRLGVLGFSNIDHRYEFATFDGMNANSMLYKSEPLDRPGKLIELSGTFSDQGLLGEAFAGKIIPMRTIIRIIDPDRHEIELRFDVPGGQQNILIDRTIYTRIPG from the coding sequence ATGACCGTCGTGCCTGATAAAACAGTTCGCAACGTGCGAAGAACTCGGTCGATTTCGGGAGCCCTCGCGATCCTTTTTCTGACCGCGACCTCTCCCGTGATCGCCCAATCCGCCGATGCGCCAACGACATCTCCACAGGACCTGCCACCCTTTGTGAAGCGTGGCCTGCCCGGCGACTTCCATGCGGCGCTCAAGCCGCTTGAAGGCCGGTGGCGTGCGGCGAAGCAGATATTCATCGCACTCGGAACGGCGGAGCGCCCCGCAATGTCGGACCGGATCACCACAACCCGAAGCTGGATTGGCGGCGGGAGGCATTTGCTGGACATCACCCAGGGCACGATCGGCGGGGCACCATATTATCGATTAGGCGTGCTGGGCTTTTCCAACATCGACCACCGCTACGAGTTCGCGACGTTCGACGGCATGAACGCGAACAGCATGCTCTACAAATCGGAGCCGCTGGACAGGCCCGGCAAGCTGATCGAGCTGTCCGGCACGTTTAGCGATCAGGGGCTCCTGGGCGAGGCCTTTGCGGGCAAGATCATTCCGATGCGCACGATCATTCGCATCATCGATCCCGACCGGCACGAGATCGAACTGCGTTTCGATGTGCCGGGCGGGCAGCAAAACATCCTCATCGACCGAACCATTTACACCCGCATCCCGGGCTAG
- a CDS encoding DUF1579 family protein: MAASAFGGLSSQAEAQATGGLPPFFTRGLPGPGHDAAKVLAGKWRVSISLYMALGSLDHPVTSTDIVTSREWIDDGRFLQDTTVGSIGGMPYWRQGTLGYDTMASCYQWMTIDNVNAGMMFYQGARGSGAHFPVNMTGTFIDQGVLGEAYAGKTIGQRTEIIVKNPDEHVFNIYFTPPGESERIADHNVYTRIS, translated from the coding sequence GTGGCAGCCAGCGCTTTCGGCGGTCTTTCCTCGCAGGCAGAGGCCCAGGCGACCGGCGGGCTGCCGCCCTTCTTTACGCGAGGGCTGCCTGGCCCGGGGCACGACGCGGCGAAGGTGCTGGCGGGCAAGTGGCGGGTGTCGATTTCGCTCTATATGGCGCTGGGCTCGCTTGATCATCCGGTCACCTCGACCGATATTGTCACCTCTCGTGAATGGATCGATGACGGCCGTTTCCTGCAAGACACGACCGTCGGCTCGATTGGCGGCATGCCCTATTGGCGGCAAGGCACGCTCGGTTATGACACCATGGCCTCGTGCTATCAGTGGATGACCATCGACAACGTCAATGCCGGCATGATGTTCTACCAAGGCGCGCGCGGCTCCGGCGCGCACTTTCCGGTCAACATGACGGGGACCTTTATCGATCAGGGCGTGCTTGGCGAAGCCTATGCCGGCAAGACCATTGGTCAACGTACCGAGATCATCGTCAAGAACCCTGACGAACATGTCTTCAACATCTACTTCACACCGCCCGGCGAATCCGAACGGATCGCCGATCACAATGTCTACACTCGCATTTCTTGA
- a CDS encoding putative quinol monooxygenase produces MSITLPHLPDPDPDDTGPFVVIARHRAIPGTAGRLEKRMLLDLASTRAEHGCLQFHIHRDRTDRDLFVIYEVWRDVEALKRHFVTDYVQAFVGESASYEAGDMDIQFLTMSSPYAAGR; encoded by the coding sequence ATGTCTATTACGCTGCCGCATCTGCCTGATCCCGATCCGGACGACACCGGGCCTTTCGTCGTCATCGCCAGGCACCGCGCAATTCCCGGGACGGCGGGCAGGCTCGAAAAACGGATGTTGCTCGACCTGGCCAGCACGCGAGCCGAGCACGGGTGCCTCCAGTTCCACATCCATCGTGACCGAACGGACCGCGACCTCTTCGTGATCTACGAGGTCTGGCGCGATGTTGAGGCGCTCAAGAGGCATTTCGTCACGGACTATGTGCAGGCGTTCGTCGGGGAGAGCGCATCCTACGAAGCCGGCGATATGGACATTCAGTTCCTGACCATGTCGAGCCCTTACGCAGCGGGGCGGTGA
- a CDS encoding TonB-dependent receptor domain-containing protein, which produces MRQIKTMMHAGIATFALTTALCSAPAFAQAAPEETAATDAAAGGDIVVTGSRIRRDPLDQASPVITVDQDALAKTGLTSVADVLQRLPSAAGGLNTKVNNSGNLGNPPDGGGVGAGSSEIDLRYLSAKRTLVLVDGMRFVPGTAGSGMPSTIDLNTIPTNMIARVEVLQSGASPLYGSDAIAGVVNIITVAEQEGLRASAQFGTYRQGDGHTQDYQVSYGIKGDATNLVVGASYVKQEAVRSSNRSISQFPNPGQTSCTQPIGGCSSAAVNGRFLGDFGNLTIGNPPNNHPTLADLRPFTAADRFNFAPFNYILTPSERYGAWLSYKQEVSSNVNLRVKMQYNRRNSENQAAFEPLFIGPDAGNGAGSLFDTLSIDATNPYNPFGYTLSAGKPGEAPQNYSFIARRLVEAGQRTFNQRVDTMVASATLDGSFQVGDHHWYWDVNTVIGFNDAKQSFTGNVNAARVAQAVGPLSQCTGACVPLNLFGGAGSITPDQLAFIGFTQRDRSSQQLYDYTANLSGELLDLPGGALAFAIGYEHRVQAASFDPDPIVAAGLSADIPAKPSRGRYNSDEIYGELRVPLLKEKPFFQLLEVDGAVRHASYTITGGSTTYTATGLWKPVSDVLFRGSYATGFRAPSLGELFGARSRFDLPANDPCTSADGGKFQTNPIVKANCIANGVPAGGTYEEPQGGQLPVLTQGNANLKPEKSRSLLFGAVYSPQWARSGGGSLSAEVNYYDIRVTNAISAVDPTLKLENCALRGDAASCAQIIRTRNGFINEIDGTLQNLDAINTHGLDFTLAYRAPRTSFGTFGLAVNATRLLKYTLAASNGFVIIQRAGTERGSPDQAFPKFKGNATLDWSIDGFSAAFTGRYVSAVTEITPEGVSQRMDSRFYGDIQLGFSPSFMDHRFKLTAGVNNVFNQDPPGCGSCSLNNFDPTTYDVPGQFGYLRLSYGF; this is translated from the coding sequence ATGCGACAGATCAAGACCATGATGCATGCCGGTATTGCGACGTTCGCGCTAACCACGGCGCTATGCAGTGCGCCTGCGTTCGCGCAGGCCGCGCCCGAAGAGACAGCCGCCACTGATGCTGCGGCGGGCGGGGACATCGTCGTCACCGGATCGCGCATCCGCCGCGATCCACTCGACCAGGCCTCACCCGTCATCACCGTCGATCAGGATGCGCTGGCCAAGACCGGGCTGACCTCGGTTGCCGACGTTCTTCAGCGGCTGCCGAGCGCGGCGGGCGGACTCAACACCAAGGTCAACAATTCGGGCAATCTCGGCAATCCGCCCGATGGCGGCGGTGTCGGTGCGGGCTCGTCCGAAATCGACCTGCGCTATCTCAGCGCCAAGCGCACGCTGGTGCTGGTCGACGGGATGCGCTTCGTACCCGGCACTGCCGGCAGCGGCATGCCATCGACGATCGATCTCAACACCATTCCGACCAACATGATTGCGCGGGTCGAAGTGCTCCAATCCGGCGCGTCGCCACTTTATGGTTCGGACGCGATCGCTGGCGTCGTCAATATCATCACCGTGGCGGAGCAGGAGGGCCTGCGCGCGTCGGCGCAGTTCGGCACCTATCGCCAGGGTGACGGGCACACCCAGGATTATCAGGTCAGTTACGGCATCAAGGGCGACGCGACCAACCTCGTGGTCGGCGCAAGCTATGTGAAACAGGAAGCGGTGCGCTCAAGCAATCGCTCGATCTCGCAATTTCCCAACCCCGGCCAGACCTCCTGCACCCAACCGATCGGCGGCTGCTCCAGCGCCGCGGTCAATGGCCGTTTTCTCGGCGATTTCGGCAACCTCACGATCGGCAATCCGCCCAACAACCACCCGACGCTCGCAGATTTGCGGCCCTTTACCGCTGCCGACCGATTTAACTTCGCACCGTTCAATTACATCTTGACGCCATCCGAGCGCTACGGCGCGTGGCTCAGTTACAAGCAGGAAGTGTCGTCGAATGTGAACCTGCGCGTGAAGATGCAATATAATCGCCGCAACTCGGAAAATCAGGCAGCGTTTGAACCGCTGTTCATCGGACCGGACGCCGGCAATGGCGCCGGCAGCCTGTTTGACACGCTCTCGATCGACGCCACCAATCCTTATAATCCATTTGGCTACACCCTGTCGGCCGGCAAGCCGGGTGAGGCGCCGCAGAATTACAGCTTCATTGCCCGTCGCCTGGTCGAGGCAGGGCAGCGCACCTTCAATCAGCGCGTCGACACGATGGTCGCGTCCGCCACGCTCGATGGCTCATTCCAGGTCGGCGACCATCACTGGTATTGGGATGTCAATACGGTGATCGGCTTCAACGATGCGAAGCAGAGCTTCACCGGCAACGTCAATGCTGCCCGCGTCGCACAGGCGGTCGGGCCGCTTTCGCAATGCACCGGCGCCTGCGTCCCGCTCAACCTGTTCGGCGGCGCAGGCTCGATCACGCCCGATCAGCTCGCCTTTATCGGCTTCACCCAGCGCGACCGCAGTTCGCAACAATTGTATGACTACACGGCCAATTTGAGCGGCGAGTTGCTTGATCTGCCGGGCGGCGCGCTCGCCTTCGCGATCGGCTATGAACATCGCGTCCAGGCCGCAAGCTTCGATCCCGATCCGATCGTTGCCGCCGGACTCAGCGCCGACATCCCCGCAAAACCGTCACGCGGCCGCTACAATTCGGACGAAATCTATGGCGAACTGCGCGTGCCGCTCCTCAAGGAAAAGCCGTTCTTCCAGTTGCTCGAGGTCGACGGGGCGGTGCGCCATGCCAGCTACACAATCACCGGCGGAAGCACGACCTATACCGCGACCGGATTGTGGAAACCGGTCAGCGACGTACTGTTCCGCGGATCCTATGCGACCGGCTTCCGCGCCCCGAGTCTTGGCGAATTATTTGGCGCTCGCTCGCGCTTCGATCTACCGGCGAACGATCCGTGCACCAGCGCGGACGGCGGCAAATTCCAGACCAACCCCATCGTGAAGGCAAACTGCATCGCCAACGGCGTGCCGGCGGGTGGTACTTATGAAGAACCTCAGGGCGGTCAGTTGCCCGTGCTGACGCAGGGCAATGCCAATCTGAAGCCGGAGAAGTCGCGCAGCCTGTTGTTCGGCGCGGTCTATTCACCGCAATGGGCACGCAGCGGCGGCGGCAGCCTGAGCGCGGAGGTCAATTATTACGATATCCGCGTGACCAATGCGATCTCGGCGGTTGATCCCACCCTCAAGCTGGAGAATTGCGCGCTGCGTGGCGACGCCGCCAGCTGCGCGCAAATTATCCGCACCCGGAACGGCTTCATCAACGAGATCGACGGCACGCTGCAGAATCTCGATGCCATCAACACCCATGGCCTGGATTTCACCCTCGCCTATCGCGCGCCACGCACGTCGTTCGGCACATTCGGCCTGGCGGTGAATGCCACCCGGCTGCTGAAATATACGCTCGCGGCCTCGAACGGCTTCGTGATCATCCAGCGTGCCGGTACCGAGCGCGGTAGCCCGGACCAGGCATTCCCCAAGTTCAAGGGCAATGCGACGCTTGACTGGTCGATCGACGGCTTCTCCGCTGCGTTTACCGGACGCTATGTGTCCGCCGTAACGGAGATTACTCCTGAAGGTGTGTCCCAACGGATGGATTCGCGCTTCTATGGCGACATCCAGCTCGGCTTCTCACCGTCCTTCATGGATCACCGCTTCAAGCTGACGGCCGGGGTGAACAATGTGTTCAACCAGGACCCACCGGGCTGCGGCAGCTGCAGCCTGAATAATTTCGATCCGACCACTTATGACGTGCCGGGCCAGTTCGGTTACCTCCGCCTGAGCTACGGGTTCTAG